The Deltaproteobacteria bacterium genome includes a window with the following:
- a CDS encoding GTPase domain-containing protein, which produces MSFINYSSREINCKIVYYGPGLCGKTTNLQFIYKRMNPEARGKMISLATESERTLFFDFLPLSLGEIRGFKTRFHLYTVPGQVFYDASRRLILRGVDGVVFCADSQLTRVDANEESMENLRVNLREQGYDPDRIPMVIQYNKRDLPNVASLAELHALLNRRNVPEFEASATTGAGVFETLKTIIKMVLIDLKRGGRQ; this is translated from the coding sequence ATGTCGTTCATCAACTACTCCTCCCGCGAGATCAACTGCAAGATCGTCTATTACGGCCCCGGCCTGTGCGGGAAAACGACCAACCTGCAATTCATCTACAAGCGGATGAACCCCGAGGCGCGCGGGAAGATGATCTCCCTCGCCACCGAATCGGAGCGGACCCTCTTTTTCGACTTCCTCCCGCTGTCGCTGGGCGAGATCCGCGGCTTCAAGACGCGCTTCCATCTGTACACCGTTCCCGGCCAGGTCTTCTACGACGCCAGCCGACGGCTCATCCTGCGCGGCGTCGACGGGGTCGTCTTTTGCGCCGACTCGCAGCTCACCCGCGTGGACGCGAACGAGGAGTCGATGGAGAACCTCCGGGTGAACCTCCGGGAGCAGGGGTACGACCCCGACAGGATCCCCATGGTGATCCAGTACAACAAGCGCGACCTCCCGAACGTCGCCTCGCTGGCCGAGCTCCACGCGCTCCTCAACCGGCGCAACGTCCCCGAGTTCGAGGCGTCGGCCACCACGGGGGCCGGGGTCTTCGAGACGCTGAAGACGATCATCAAGATGGTCCTGATCGACCTGAAACGGGGCGGACGGCAATGA
- a CDS encoding U32 family peptidase → MSFELVVSVASPGELEGTDLSPYDAVCLGSPYCRRIEGNYVEALDLLPGVVSRLHAAGKRAYVTTPAVPREADLPHVTRLVDAAAAAGADALEIHNMGVLRIVREKGRPVPVHMGAYANVYTHLAAGVMRDAGAVRVRPNAEVSLEEMAILAREAGVEVEVLVHGKIPLGVTDRCFLLTEPEESDPKCPSVCGEVHWLTSRQWVLKTVGKGVLSGRDMCLLEHLPRLVAEGFRVFRVEGLYETAAYRSEIGAVYREALTRAFAGGEVALEDRWVDAARHNAPQGLCNGYCFGTAGRKYVGTVLQDADPEV, encoded by the coding sequence ATGAGCTTCGAACTCGTCGTCAGCGTCGCCTCCCCCGGGGAGCTCGAGGGGACCGACCTCTCTCCCTACGACGCCGTGTGCCTCGGCAGCCCGTACTGCCGGCGCATCGAGGGGAACTACGTCGAGGCGCTCGACCTTCTTCCAGGAGTCGTCTCCCGTCTTCACGCGGCGGGGAAGCGCGCGTACGTCACGACGCCGGCCGTGCCGCGCGAGGCGGACCTCCCGCACGTCACCCGCCTGGTCGACGCCGCCGCGGCCGCCGGGGCGGACGCCCTCGAGATCCACAACATGGGGGTCCTCCGGATTGTGCGGGAGAAGGGGCGGCCGGTTCCGGTCCACATGGGCGCCTACGCGAACGTCTACACCCACCTCGCGGCGGGGGTCATGCGCGACGCGGGGGCGGTACGGGTGCGCCCCAACGCCGAGGTGTCCCTCGAGGAGATGGCGATCCTCGCCCGCGAGGCGGGGGTCGAGGTCGAGGTGCTCGTCCACGGGAAGATCCCCCTCGGGGTCACCGACCGCTGCTTCCTGCTCACGGAACCCGAGGAGTCCGACCCGAAGTGCCCGTCCGTCTGCGGCGAGGTCCACTGGCTCACCTCCCGCCAATGGGTCCTGAAGACGGTCGGGAAGGGGGTTCTCTCGGGCCGGGACATGTGCCTGCTGGAGCACCTTCCGCGGTTGGTCGCGGAAGGCTTCCGCGTCTTCCGGGTCGAGGGGCTCTACGAGACCGCGGCGTACCGGTCGGAGATCGGCGCCGTCTACCGGGAGGCGTTGACCCGGGCCTTCGCCGGCGGGGAGGTCGCGCTCGAGGATCGGTGGGTCGACGCCGCGAGGCACAACGCTCCCCAGGGCCTGTGCAACGGGTACTGCTTCGGGACGGCCGGCCGCAAATACGTCGGGACGGTTTTACAGGACGCCGACCCTGAGGTATAA
- a CDS encoding roadblock/LC7 domain-containing protein produces MSQGNFILREPEYEGFLSILRKLLVDASAKVVFLVDKNGTLLASAGDAVGFDTTSLASLAAGNIAATGGLANLIGEKEFSILFHEGERDNMHLSVVAERLILVVVFDRRSSSVGLVRLRVRQATVRLTAVMAVAVAASDAELGGVEELTEADIESLFK; encoded by the coding sequence ATGAGCCAGGGGAATTTCATCCTCCGGGAGCCGGAGTACGAGGGGTTCCTTTCGATCCTTCGGAAACTGCTGGTGGACGCCTCCGCGAAGGTCGTCTTCCTGGTCGACAAGAACGGGACCCTCCTCGCTTCCGCCGGGGATGCCGTCGGGTTCGACACGACGTCCCTGGCCTCCCTCGCCGCGGGGAACATCGCCGCCACCGGGGGGCTCGCCAACCTCATCGGGGAGAAGGAGTTCTCCATCCTCTTCCACGAGGGGGAGCGGGACAACATGCACCTCTCCGTCGTGGCGGAGCGTCTCATCCTTGTGGTCGTCTTCGACCGGCGCTCCTCCTCCGTCGGCCTTGTGCGCCTGCGCGTCCGGCAGGCCACGGTGCGTCTCACCGCGGTCATGGCGGTGGCGGTGGCGGCCAGCGACGCGGAGCTTGGGGGGGTCGAGGAGTTGACCGAGGCCGACATCGAGAGCCTGTTCAAATAA
- a CDS encoding thiamine pyrophosphate-dependent enzyme, whose protein sequence is EGKMEVKGNILRNLTERPKRIGPGHGACPGCGIFVNMDTFLKGIEGHVVILFHTGCGMVVTTGYPYTSHKITYIHNLFQNGAATLSGVVEMFEERKKRGELPKDEKITFIMVTGDGGHDIGMGPSIGAAMRGHGMIICEYDNQGYQNTGSQLSFTVPLGQSTSTSNYGPHQHGKSTHHKDTAQIFAACHIPYVCTVAESNPRDMIRKAAKAQQYAKEGLAFVKMISMCPLAWKTEERISSQIIQASVDCCFFPLYEVEHGVTTINYDPEEKGKKVPVNEWLKHMGKTKHMLKPDCKPELDKFQAEVDRRWVRLKELHKNPLL, encoded by the coding sequence GAAGGGAAGATGGAGGTCAAGGGGAACATCCTGCGCAACCTCACGGAGCGGCCCAAGCGGATCGGCCCGGGCCACGGCGCCTGCCCCGGCTGCGGCATCTTCGTCAACATGGACACCTTCCTCAAGGGGATCGAGGGGCACGTGGTGATCCTCTTTCACACCGGCTGCGGCATGGTCGTCACCACCGGCTACCCGTACACGTCGCACAAGATCACCTACATCCACAACCTGTTCCAGAACGGCGCGGCGACCCTTTCCGGCGTCGTCGAGATGTTCGAGGAGCGTAAAAAGCGGGGCGAGCTCCCGAAGGACGAGAAGATCACCTTCATCATGGTGACCGGGGACGGCGGGCACGACATCGGCATGGGCCCCTCGATCGGCGCCGCGATGCGGGGGCACGGGATGATCATCTGCGAGTACGACAACCAGGGGTACCAGAACACCGGCTCCCAGCTCTCGTTCACCGTTCCGCTGGGGCAGTCCACCTCCACCTCGAACTACGGCCCGCACCAGCACGGCAAGAGCACGCACCACAAGGACACGGCGCAGATCTTCGCGGCGTGCCACATCCCGTACGTCTGCACGGTGGCCGAGAGCAACCCGCGCGACATGATCCGCAAGGCGGCCAAGGCCCAGCAGTACGCGAAGGAGGGGCTCGCCTTCGTGAAGATGATCTCCATGTGCCCGCTGGCGTGGAAGACCGAGGAGCGGATCTCGTCCCAGATCATCCAGGCGTCGGTGGATTGCTGCTTCTTCCCCCTCTACGAGGTCGAGCACGGCGTCACGACGATCAACTACGACCCCGAGGAGAAGGGGAAAAAGGTCCCCGTCAACGAGTGGCTGAAGCACATGGGGAAGACGAAGCACATGCTGAAGCCCGACTGCAAGCCCGAGCTCGACAAGTTCCAGGCCGAGGTCGACCGGCGCTGGGTCCGCCTGAAGGAACTGCACAAGAACCCGCTGCTGTAA